In Schizosaccharomyces osmophilus chromosome 1, complete sequence, the genomic window TTTCATAAATGTAAACTCTTTTGTAGCAGCCAACCTAGAGAGGTATTGCCATGAGCTTgttttcctattttttaaatagtCTCTGTTATTCTTGACGCTACGGAAGGAGGTTCTTCCCAGACGATGAATTTTTAATATGTACTGCTTTCCTTTCTGGTCACTAACGACATATACATCCGACTCTTTTCCAACACCAATCTGATTGCCGACAGAATATACACTTGCACGTTTCGATAATGCTTTCAAGGCTAAGTAGTCATAGCCTGCAGAGGTCAACCTGTATCCGTCATAACTAATATGAGGCATTTTAGCAATTAATTTTGTCATATATAAAATAGACAAAGATTTAGCGCAGGTTCCTCCTCTTAATTTTGCAATTTGATTGATCATGCTAGTAGGAACAACTTCATGGTTACGACTTCCCATTTCAACCTATACGTATTAGCttattgttattttttcttttcagtaGATATTATCAAGCTACTGAAGACCATCAATAGTTTGTGTCATTCGAAgtgctttcaaaattttacATACAGCTGTCAAAGTTCGAAAATCCTCTGCGGACAAATACCGCATGGATTTTATGTTTAAATTCACCATCGCGATAAACTATTTCTAGaaatctttaaaaaaactgTTGGATATTGAGAAGTGGTGTTGTGTCGCGTTGGCAAGAGCAAATGGTGAAATAAGGTAATAATATGAATAGGGATGCATCTATGGCCCTAGGCgtattttattcattttcatttagcGGAATTATATCTAGCTTAGTAAATGAATTTAATTTACAAAGTTTAAATATattatttcaaaatgtAAGCTATTTAGTCGCATTGCATACTATAATTTAAGGTAATTTTCTTACATATACAATTTCCTCTTTCCTTCAGCGGAATGAGACTATCTTTTCTTATTACTATGTGTAAATACTCGTAATCGTAATGCATTAACAACGTTCAAAAACTGTATACAGCCGTGGCAGACTGGCCACCTGAAAAATAGCCATTTGCTCAAAAAGCTCTTTGGGACAAATCAGTCTGCGGCGAAATTCTGGAAAGAAGAACTCTTCCAGTATTCGTTCCATATATAATATATCTTCAGAAGCAGTATTCTCTGGCGATAGCCTTAGAGGTACGTAAAGTTTTGCCAAGGCTTTCATGACTCCTTCTAGACAAGACCGTTCATCTAGCCAGTCAATCCTGTTAGGTGCAAtatccttcaaaaacaacgGTAATCTATTCAAAAAGGGCTTATAACCTTTGCTTAGACAGGGAACAGCGCTAAGAAACCCTTCAGCAGATATATCTACcgaaaaatattcatttaACATATCCCGCCTGGCCATCAAAAGCTTTCTAGTTTTCTCAGAAAACTCATGATCCTCATTGGTAAATGAAATAGCTAAAATTTTATCAAGAGGAATTGGAGGATTCATGTATatttttccataatttGCAAATTCACTTAGACAAATTTggtagaaaagaaaataagcTAGCTTTCCATAGTCAACTAGATATAAACCGATGTTATGCTGAATGGCTGCAATCCTCTTATACGGGCATACCAGCCCAACATATTTATGCTCGGAAAGAATGTTTGTAGCTAATAAATGCATTGAATTCAGAACTTCATTCTGAAGTTGTCTAATACTTTCTAATTCACAAGGGATAACGGTTTGGTCTTCGGATTTTTCCCTCGCGTCTTCCTCCAGTGCTCCTTCAAATGAAGGAGACGGATGCATCAAAGGCTCAGCTGGCGTTCCTTCATTACCCATTTCTTTAGTCGGTGAATTCTGTTTATTAGAATTCAAAGTGGCAGTCTTTTTGGGGGAAGAGAACATTGCCTTTATACTTTGTTCCCTAGGGTCTGTGCGTACCATATTGTTTTCGtatatctttttgtttttttgcgTTAGGAGTTCAGGCGTTTTAACCATTGTGATACTTGGAATTGTGGTTTGCATGGAATAAGAACGTTGTTCATCTgtattttccaaaagctCTACTAGCTTATCACTTATGGCACCAATTATTTCATGATCGTATAGAAAGTGAACTATTCGTTTAGAAGGGTGCACATTCACATCTAATTGCTCAGGCTTCATTGAAAgagataaataaacaaagtagGATGCGCCTTTATGTAGAAACTTGGAATATGTTTCATCAACGGcgtttttcaattcaatagATTCCACGAGTCGATTATTAATgaatacaataaaaatgctttttttatcCTCGTAATCAGCGCTGCTAACCAAACCATCTGCGTGAAAGCTCTCTACATTGATAGCTCCTTCCGGAATTTTCAACACTCTCAAATGCTTTACAGCAAGGGTCCCGTAGACATGACGGATCTTGTCCTTTGTAGATAATCGAGAGCTAAGAGAAATAGACGCAACAGTTTCACCAACTTTTTTGCAAGAAAATGACACCATCTCGGAATGAATGGCATATTTCTGCATCAGATTCAAAACCCGGCGATACTCTTCGCTACCATGTTTCAGAGCGGCCTTTCTGCCAGGTACGTTGTAAAAAAGTTCCTCAACCGTAATCACTGTGCCTTGTTTGCCGGCACAAGGTTGAGGAGCTGAAGTGTTATGAGGAGCTGCAGGAGCTAGCTTACCATCGACATAAAACGCtctaaattgaaaagtaaGTTTCTTGCGTACAATTTGTAATCACGCATACCTCCACGCATGTAAATCTCCCTCACGTTTCGTTGTAATTGTCACTTTGGCAACATGGCTAATACTTGCCAAAGCTTCACCTCGAAATCCGAATGTTTGGATTTGTTGCAAATCCTCAAActtttctaattttgaTGTACTAAAACGTTGACAAAGGTAAGGTAAATCATCATACTAACTATGTtagtttcttttgcaatACTCACTAGCAACAAAGGGTTT contains:
- the mlh1 gene encoding MutL family protein Mlh1; protein product: MKEDEYQTRRIRPLNPAVVNKIAAGEIIERPENAVKELLENALDAGSTSIEVLLKDGGLKLLQISDNGAGIHYDDLPYLCQRFSTSKLEKFEDLQQIQTFGFRGEALASISHVAKVTITTKREGDLHAWRAFYVDGKLAPAAPHNTSAPQPCAGKQGTVITVEELFYNVPGRKAALKHGSEEYRRVLNLMQKYAIHSEMVSFSCKKVGETVASISLSSRLSTKDKIRHVYGTLAVKHLRVLKIPEGAINVESFHADGLVSSADYEDKKSIFIVFINNRLVESIELKNAVDETYSKFLHKGASYFVYLSLSMKPEQLDVNVHPSKRIVHFLYDHEIIGAISDKLVELLENTDEQRSYSMQTTIPSITMVKTPELLTQKNKKIYENNMVRTDPREQSIKAMFSSPKKTATLNSNKQNSPTKEMGNEGTPAEPLMHPSPSFEGALEEDAREKSEDQTVIPCELESIRQLQNEVLNSMHLLATNILSEHKYVGLVCPYKRIAAIQHNIGLYLVDYGKLAYFLFYQICLSEFANYGKIYMNPPIPLDKILAISFTNEDHEFSEKTRKLLMARRDMLNEYFSVDISAEGFLSAVPCLSKGYKPFLNRLPLFLKDIAPNRIDWLDERSCLEGVMKALAKLYVPLRLSPENTASEDILYMERILEEFFFPEFRRRLICPKELFEQMAIFQVASLPRLYTVFERC